Below is a window of Candidatus Deferrimicrobiaceae bacterium DNA.
CCCCCGGGAAGGGCCTCGGTGTCCGGGAACCCCGTCCGCCGGGAGATCGTGGAAGCGGCCGCCGAGTCCCGGAAACGGTTCCCCTCCCCCTCCCCCTTCACCGTTTTCGCGATGGGGGGATCCCAGGGGGCGAGGGCGATCAACGAGCTCGTGCTCGGCCTGGGACGGGAGGTGAAGGGCGGGGGAGGCGAAATGCGGTTCCTCCTCCAGACCGGGGAACGGGAGTTCGCCGCCGTGGAGGGCATCGTCCGGGAGGAGGGACTCCCCATCGAGCCGTTCCCCTTCACGGAGCGGATCGGGGATTGGTTCGCACGCTGCCACGCGGTCCTGATGCGGGCCGGGGCTCTCTCCATCGCCGAAGCCGCCCTCTTCGGCAAACCGTGCGTGCTGGTCCCGTACCCCTTCGCCGCCGATCGCCACCAGGAAAAGAACGCCGAGGAGTTCTGCGCGGGAGGGGGCGGGGTCTGGATGCGGCAGGAGCAGGCGTCCGTGGGGAAGGTGCGGGAGACGCTTTCCCTTTGGGCGGGGGATCCCGCGAGAAGAAAGGCGGCCGAGGAGGG
It encodes the following:
- a CDS encoding UDP-N-acetylglucosamine--N-acetylmuramyl-(pentapeptide) pyrophosphoryl-undecaprenol N-acetylglucosamine transferase, which gives rise to MFPGIALAEAFLALSPGGSVSFVGTEGGLEAKAVPSRGIGIDFVSSGQVRGRGAGGLTGVARMIGGLFVSFRVLRRRRPGLVFGVGGYASVPVSLAAAAMGIPLFLQEQNAVPGRSNRMLGRMARRVYTGFGEAVPYFPPGRASVSGNPVRREIVEAAAESRKRFPSPSPFTVFAMGGSQGARAINELVLGLGREVKGGGGEMRFLLQTGEREFAAVEGIVREEGLPIEPFPFTERIGDWFARCHAVLMRAGALSIAEAALFGKPCVLVPYPFAADRHQEKNAEEFCAGGGGVWMRQEQASVGKVRETLSLWAGDPARRKAAEEGAARFSRPDAAAEIIRSALRELGKGEAGGV